The following coding sequences lie in one Mercenaria mercenaria strain notata chromosome 5, MADL_Memer_1, whole genome shotgun sequence genomic window:
- the LOC128556855 gene encoding uncharacterized protein LOC128556855 — protein sequence MKQLLAANRRERKANEPFDVEDKVAECSGDEQGETVSINGDPVDVTAECSGDEQVEKAIRNGDKMDTAKTDEQNVVARNGLCESDESDDELRDLIKKKKRLEMEKETLSDAKQRRRAEREKLKSKLKTDVKTLETEVAELNLKYK from the exons ATGAAACAGCTTTTAGCAGCAAATAGGCGAGAACGCAAGGCCAATGAACCTTTTGATGTTGAAGACAAAGTCGCGGAGTGTAGTGGAGATGAACAAGGTGAAACGGTTAGTATCAACGGTGACCCAGTTGATGTGACTGCAGAATGTAGTGGAGACGAACAGGTAGAAAAGGCAATAAGGAATGGTGACAAAATGGATACTGCCAAAACGGATGAACAGAATGTTGTAGCCCGGAATGGACTATG TGAAAGTGATGAGTCAGACGACGAGTTGCGAGAccttataaaaaagaaaaaacgtttAGAAATGGAAAAAGAAACATTAAGTGACGCCAAGCAAAGAAGACGAGCAGAGAGAGAAAAGCTGAAATCAAAACTGAAGACAGATGTAAAAACATTAGAAACTGAAGTCGCAGAATTAAATCTTAAATACAAATAA
- the LOC123556431 gene encoding cytochrome P450 2U1-like, protein MEAAIFNLFVYILSFQSSLFASVLAGFLLLIVYSYIRQRNIPPGPYALPILGSVGFFRAFKQRRHLVLSDLAEKYGNIFSVYAGTRLVVFLNGYDVIREAFVKNALVFSERPNWLPSLQNGLSEGKGLVWQGAGHAGSARKFAVQALREFGLGKTSLQDKVLREMNAVSSVFKQRTGKPFRMKTTLKKAITNVIHDIVFGKRFNLDEDGLNRLTFLIDEFFRGGIFIPKNFLPKILSTLLPKNEEEYQRKQKVIGELKQYIYGSIAEHEQDFDSHSIRDFIDLYINASKHRNDVDSSYIPTKGEVFRIILDLFLAGSETTASTLDWCFMFMVKYPDIQEKCYQEITQLSGVYSDKAHIDWARRQHLPYVEATLTEVQRLASIVPLGLPHVTSKTVALQGYVIPKDTIVFANLYSCSMDRIVWNGVNEFNPERHIDANSQFKRNEKLIPFSIGARMCLGDSMAKLEIFIMFTNLIKRFKFTKFGDSDLSVAHVKVDHPVASAENFEVIITER, encoded by the exons ATGGAAGCTGCTATATTCAATTTGTTCgtttatattttaagttttcagtCATCACTGTTTGCTAGTGTGCTTGCAGGATTCCTTTTATTGATTGTATACAGCTATATACGACAGCGAAATATTCCACCAGGGCCATACGCCTTGCCCATTTTAGGGAGTGTAGGATTTTTTCGAGCTTTTAAACAAAGACGACATCTTGTACTTTCTGACCTGGCAGAAAAATACGGAAATATTTTCAGTGTATATGCAGGTACTCGGCTTGTTGTTTTTCTTAATGGATATGATGTCATTCGCGAAGCGTTTGTGAAAAATGCTTTAGTCTTCAGCGAGCGTCCGAACTGGTTACCTTCATTACAAAATGGATTATCCGAAGGCAAAG GTCTGGTCTGGCAGGGTGCAGGTCACGCAGGCTCAGCCAGGAAATTTGCCGTTCAAGCACTGCGAGAATTCGGACTTGGAAAGACAAGTCTTCAAGATAAAGTGCTGCGAGAAATGAATGCTGTCTCGAgtgttttcaaacaaagaactGGCAAACCATTTCGCATGAAAACAACATTAAAGAAAGCGATTACAAACGTTATACACGATATTGTATTTGGTAAAAG ATTTAACTTGGATGAAGATGGATTAAACAGACTAACATTCTTGATTGACGAATTCTTCAGAGGCGGAATTTTCATTCCAAAAAACTTCCTCCCAAAAATTTTAAGCACATTATTGCCGAAG AATGAGGAGGAGTATCAAAGGAAACAGAAGGTTATTGGTGAATTGAAGCAATATATCTATGGCAGTATAGCAGAACACGAACAGGACTTTGACAGCCATTCCATCCGAGACTTCATTGATCTCTACATTAATGCATCGAAGCACAGAAATGATGTTGATTCTAGTTACATACCGACAA aAGGTGAAGTATTCCGAATTATCCTCGACCTGTTTTTGGCGGGGTCTGAAACAACAGCAAGCACGTTAGACTGGTGTTTCATGTTCATGGTGAAGTATCCAGACATTCAGGAAAAGTGCTACCAAGAAATAACACAG TTGTCAGGTGTTTATTCTGATAAAGCTCACATAGACTGGGCACGCAGACAACACCTTCCGTATGTGGAAGCCACTTTAACAGAAGTTCAAAGACTCGCCTCAATAG TGCCACTCGGTCTGCCGCATGTAACATCAAAGACTGTTGCATTGCAAGGATATGTTATACCGAAGGACACAATTGTCTTTGCCAACCTCTACTCATGTTCAATGGACAGAATTGTTTGGAATGGTGTTAATGAATTTAATCCAGAGCGACACATTGACGCGAACAGTCAATTTAAAAGGAACGAGAAGCTGATTCCATTTTCTATAG GAGCAAGGATGTGCTTAGGAGATTCAATGGCTAAGCTtgaaatatttatcatgtttacaaATCTTATAAAAcgtttcaaatttacaaaatttggtgATAGTGATCTATCTGTAGCACACGTTAAGGTGGATCATCCTGTGGCAAGTGCAGAAAACTTTGAAGTAATCATAACAGAGAGATGA